The Amycolatopsis sp. DG1A-15b genome contains the following window.
TGCAGCTGGAAGCCGGGGCCGGACGAGAACGTCCGCGACGCCACCATGCACGTCCAGATCACGCGGTACTCCGGGGAGAGCGCGCGCGAGCAGGCGAACGACATGTTCACGCCGAAGGCACCGGCGCTCCCACCGACGGACGTGCGCGGCATCGGCGACAAGGCGGTGCTGGTCCGGCTCGCCACCGACAGCGCGTTCAGCGGGTCCGAACTGCACGTCCTGAAGGGCACGACCGTCGTCATCCTCGAGGTGTCCGGCTGGGACAAGGGGTTCTTCTCGAACTCGCCGATGCCGCAGGACGAGACCGACGTCGCCGTGCAGGCGGTCGGCGCGGAGATCGTCAAGAAGCTGCCGCGCTAGGCGGGCGCGGGCAGCGCCCTGCAGAGCGCGGCCGGGAACTTCGGCTCGGCCGCCAGGATCTCCGCGCAGCCGGCGGACCGGGCCTGCGCGAACGACGTCCACCCCGCGTCGCTCCAGCGGAAAGCCGTGCGGGACGGCGGCTCGGACTGGTGGTGCGGGAGGTCGAGGACCAGCCAGCCCGGCACGCACGCGCGCGTCGTGCCCGGGCCGACGGCACCGGCGGCGGACGCCGCGGCACCGATCCACGCCGGATCGCAGTGGTCGGCGGGCGGGGCGCAGGTGCCCTGGCGGTCGCAGTGGCCCCAGCCCGCGCCCAGCTTGTGCCAGGCGTTGCCGGCGTCGGCGTTGAGGATGACCGTCCGGTCGGCGATCGGGTCCGTCGTCGTCAGCCGCAGTTCCGCGGGCACCTTGTCCTGGCAGCCGCCCGCCGCGGGGCGGGTCGAGTAGACGACGTCCGCGCGGATGTCGGTCTTCGCCTCCACGACCTGTTCGATCCGCGGCTCCTGGACGCAGCCGGGGTCCTTGCCGGGTAGGTCGACCTGCACGACGAGGCTGTGGTCGTCCGAACCGGGGCGGATCCCGGTGACGTCGGCGCGGAACGAGCGCCACTGGGCACCGATGGTCGTCGGCGCAGTGGCCGCGGCCGTGGCGCCCGGAACCCCGCAGCCGGCGGCGACCGCTCCCGCCGCGAAGAGGGCGCAGGCGAGTGCCACGATCGGCCGTCTCCGCGGTTCGGTCATCGCCACTCCCAAAGTCCACCGGGAAATCTAGCCGACGCCGTAGCGTCAGGCGGCCGGACCGGGTTTTTCGCGCAGCGTGACGTCCTTCTCCAGATAGACCGCCCCGGCGATGTGGCCGTCGGGCGCCGGCGCGTCGGTGAGCCGGTAGCCGGCCCGCTGGTACAGCGCGATGTTGCGGGTGCTGCGCGCGCCGGTGAAGAGGGCGAACCGGCGGGCTTCCACGGGCGCCTGCGCTTCGGCGTGGGCGAGCAGCCGCCGGCCCAGTCCGCGCCCGGCGAAGTCCGGGGCGACCATCAGCCTGCCGAGTTCCCAGCGGTCCCCGTCCAGGCGGGCGCGCACGGCGCCGATCAGCCGGTAGTCCTGCCGCAGCACCCACACCGACCACGTTTTCGTCCAGTCGCGGACGTCTTCGAGGGTCTCGTGCAGGGCGGGGATGTCGAGGGTGTCGTTGAGGACGGCCTCCTGCACCCAGCAGCAGCGCTGGAGGACCAGCAGTTCGGGGCAGTCTTCGGGGCGGGCGTCGGTGAGCTCCACGCCGCCTGTCTAGCGACCGGCGCCGGAGCGGGCAACTTCATTACCGTGGCGGGGTGAACCTGCGCCACGCCCTCGACGCCCCGGGATTCGCCCCGCTGCCGCCCCGGGCGCGGACCTTGCTGGAAACCCTGGCCGCGCCGCCCCGGCTGGGCGCGCACCTGCGGGTGGTGCACGACGTCGCGGTCGCGCTGACGGGGTGGGTGGGGCCGCGGGTGGACGTCCCGGCGGTGCTGTTCGGTGCGGCCACGCACGACATCGGGAAGATCCTGCACCCCGCGGAGCTGTCCGGTCCCGGATCGGCGCACGAACCCGCCGGGTACTCGTTGCTGCTTTCGCACGGGGTCGAGGAGTCTTTGGCGCGCTTCGCGCGGACGCACGGTTCTTGGGACGCGCCGGACGTCACCTTCGAAGACCTGCTCGTCAGCTTGGCGGACAAGGTGTGGAAGGGAAAGCGGGTGCCGGAGCTGGAGCAGCGGGTCGCCGAGCGGCTCGGCGGGGCGCTCGATGGGTCGCTCGGCGGGTCGCCGTGGGAGACGTTCCTGGCGCTCGACGACGAGCTCGAGCGGATCGCTTCCGGCGCCGACGCGCGCCTGGACTTCCAGGCCGCATACCCCACTAGTGGGTGACTTGACACCTCGGGTGGTTCGCGGTTGACTGGTCTTAGTCGAACAGGCGTTCGACGTGGAACCGCCGCCTTCCCCGCGGCGAACCAGTGCTGTCGGTCGCGTTTTGGGAGAGGCTCGACCGCCGGCCCTAGTCCGTGGTGGGGAGGTGCGTGCGGTGACCGCTGTGGTGGAGCCGCCGGTGGCCCGGCTGGCGGCCTTGCCCGGGGTCAGCACGGCGAGCCGGGTGGCGGCCCAGGCCGAGCGGGCCAGGGCGACGGGAAGGGTGCTCCCGGTCGTCCCGGCGCTGGCCGGGCTGCTGCCCGACACCGGGCTCCGGCGCGGGAGCACGGTGGCGGTCCACGGGGGCACATCGCTGCTGCTCGCCCTCCTCGCCGCGGCGACGACCGCGGGTTCCTGGGCGGCGGTGGCGGGCATGCCATCCCTGGGGATCGCGGCGGCGGCCGAGTACGGGGTCGACGTCACCCGCCTGGCGCTGGTCCCGCGTCCGGGAGCGGAGCTCCCGGCGGTGATCGCGGCGTTGCTGGACGGCGTCGACCTGGTGGCGGTCCACTCGGAGACGGTCCAGCCGGCCGTGGCGCGACGGCTGTCGGCCCGAGCGCGTCACCGAGGTGCGGTGCTGCTGTCGTCCGGGGCTTGGCCCGGAGCGGACGTGGAGCTGTCGTGCCGCCGTGAGCCCTGGTCGGGCCCATCACTCGGGTACGGCCACCTCGAGTCGCGCCGGGTACGGGTCCGAGCCCACGGCCGCGGCGCGGCGGCCCGCCCGGTCACGGCGGATCTCCACCTCCCGGCAGCCAACGGCGAGGTCACCCAGGCGCTCGCCGCGCCCTCGCTCCGCGAGGCCACAGCATGACCCCCGCCCGGCCTCCCCACCTACGCCAACCCCTCACCCAGGCGAGTCGACCCTCCAGCCACGCATGTCGACCCTCCAGTCACGCGAGTCGCACCTTCAGCCACGCGTGTCGACCCTCCAGTCACGCGAGTCGCGCCTTCAGCCACGCGTGTCGACCCTCCAGTCACGCGAGTCGCGCCTTCAGCCACGCGAGTCGACCCTCTAATCACGCGAGTCGACCCTCCAATCACGTGAACCGACCCTCCAGTCACGCGAGCCGACCCTCTCGGTGCGTGGGCCGACCCTCCAGCAATGCGAGCCAACCGCCCGGGCACGCGGGCCGACCCTCCACGCACGCGAGCCGAGCACCCCAGCACCCCCATCCGCGTCGGGGTGGCGGTCGGGTTCGGGAGGCCAAGTGACCGTCCCGTCCCCACGCAGCGCGCCCGACGCCCCCGTCCGCATGCTCGTCCTGTGGTGTCCGGACTGGCCCGCCGTCGCCGCTGCGGCCGTGGGCGGGGTTGATGCCGCCCTGCCCGTTGGCGTCTTCAGCGCCAACCGGGTTGTTGCCTGCAACGCCGTTGCCCGGCGGAGTGGCGTCCGGCGGGGGATGCGGCGGCGGGATGCCCAGTCGAACTGTCCGGAACTCGCCGTCTTCGCCGCCGACGACGGGCGGGACGCGCGGCTGTTCGAAGCCGTCGCGCGGGCCGTCGAAGGGCTCGTTGTCGGGGTTGAGGTCGTGCGGCCGGGGCTCGTCGCCGTTCCCGTCGACGGGGCCGCCGGCTACTTCGGCGGGGAACACGCGCTCGTCGAACGGCTTCTCGACGAGGTCGCCGCCGCGGCCGGGGTCGAGTGTCAGGTCGGTGTCGCCGAGGGGCTGTTCGCCGCGACGCTCGCCGCGCGGTGCGGTGAACTCGTCGCGGCCGGGCGGGTTGCCGAATTCCTCGCCCCGCTTCCGGTCACCGAACTCGACCAGCCCGGTGCCGACCGCGCGGAGCTGGTCGATCTGCTGCGCCGCCTCGGGCTGAAGACGCTCGGCGCGTTCGCCGCCCTGCCGGAACGCGACGTCGCCAACCGCTTCGGTGCGGCCGGGCTGCTCGCCCACCGGCTGGCGCGCGGCCGTTCCGAACGGCCGCCGCTGCGCCGCCGCCCGCCGCCTGAACTGGCCCTGGCCGAGGAGTTCGACCCCGTTGTCGAGCGGGTCGACGTCGCGGCGTTCCTCGCCAAGGGGCTTGCGACGCGGTTCTGCGCGGCCCTCGCCGGGCACGGCCTCGCCTGCACGCGGCTCGGCATCTACGCGGTCACCGAAGAAGGCGAACACCTCGGACGGGCGTGGCGGTGCGCCGAACCGCTGACGCCCGCCGGCGTCGCCGATCGCGTGCGCTGGCAGTTCGAGGGCTGGCTGCGCGCCGCGCCCGGGCAGCGTCCGACGTCCGGTGTCGTGCGGCTGCGGCTGGAACCCGAGGAGGTCGTCGAAGGGCGGTCGCTGCAGCTCGACCTGTGGCGCAACGGCGGTACCGACGAGGACGACGAGCGCGCCGCCCGCGCGTTCGTCCGGGTCCAGGGCCTGCTCGGGCCCGAAGGCGTGCTCACCCCGGTGCTCGACGGCGGCCGCGACCCCGCGGGCCGCGTCCGGCTGGTGCCCTGGGGCGACCCGCGCGAGCGGACGACGCCGCCGGCCGCGACCTGGCCGGGACGGCTGCCGTCGCCGTCCCCGGCGACGGTCCTCGACCGGCCGGTCCCGGCACAGGTCTTCGACGACGGCGGCCGGGCCGTCGGCATCACGGCCCGCGACCAGGTCACGGCACCCCCGCGACGCCTCACCATCGCGGGCGGCGCGGGCCGGGAGGTCGTGGGCTGGGCGGGCCCGTGGCCCCTGACGGGCGACCGCCGCCGGCCGGGCCCCCGGCGGGCGCGGCTGCAGCTGGTGCTGGCCGGCGAAGGGGACGAGCCGCCCGAGGCGGTGCTGGTGCACTGCGCAGGCACGGAAAATCCACTGTGGACGGTCGAGGGAGTGTACGACTGAGCATGGACGAGGACTACGCACGAAAGCTGCGCAACTGGCTGCGAGCCGAGCCCGGGCCCACGCCGAGCGGGACACCGGAGGAGCGCGAGTGGCTGCGCGAGATCCCCGAGCCCGCCACGGACGAGCGGGCGGACACGCCCGACCGGTGGACGGTCCGCGGGCAGCTCCCGGAGACGCCCCCGGACGACGACGAGTGGGTCTGCCCGGTGATCGCGCTCCCGGTCCCGCGCGCGTCGCGGGAGAACGGGTGCCGCATCAGCGGAATCGAGATCCGCTGGAGCCCGCCCGCGAGGGTGGACGGCCGTGCGGAGGCGCGGGATGTGAGCCGCGTGGGCGAGGCGGAGGGGAGCCATCCCACGAACGCGGTCCGCCGTGCGGAGCCACCGGATGTGAGCCGCATGAGTGACGCGGAGGTGCGCAGCCGCTGGAACCATCCCACGAACGCGGTCCGTCGCGCGGAGCCACCGAATGTAAGCCGCGTGGGTGAGGCCGAGGGGAGCCGTCCCACGAACGCGGTCCGCCGTGCGGAGCCACCGGATGCAAGCCGCATGAGTGATGCCGAGGCGCGCAGCCGCTGGAACCATCCCACGAACGCGGATCGCCGCGCCGAGGCGCCGGCGAGCCCCATGACCGAAGCCGAGGCCCGATCCCGCTGGAACCACCCCACCAACTGGCACCGTCGGCGCCGGGCGGACGAGGACCAGCGGCGCGAGCAGCCCGGGAGTCACTGAATGGGCTGGAACAACCCACCCGTCCGCTGGAAGGACCTCGCCCGCACCCTCGCCGGCGGGGGGCCGCCGGGCGACCACGGTGACAGCCCCGCCTGGGGCCGGCACCGCGAGGGCTACCAAAGACCCGGCGACCTTCCCGCCCGGCGCAACGACGATGGCGCCGAAACCGTCCGCGTTCCCTACGCCGAACTGCACTGCCACTCCAACTTCAGCTTTCTCGATGGCGCCAGCCACCCCGAAGAACTCGTCGAAGAGGCCGCACGGCTCGAACTCGACGCCATCGCCCTCACCGACCACGACGGCATGTACGGCGTCGTGCGCTTTGCCGAGGCCGCGCGGGAACTCGGCGTCGACACCGTGTTCGGCACCGAGCTCAGCTTCGGCCTGCGCAGCCCGCAGAACGGCGTTCCCGATCCGGAAGGCGAGCACCTCCTCCTGCTCGCCCGCGGCGACCAGGGCTACCGGGCCCTCTGCCGGGCCATCACCGCCGGCCAGATCCACCACCAGGCCGAAAAGGGACGGCCCAGCTACGACCTCGGCGCGGTCGCCGAGGAGGTCGCCGGGCAGTGCGTGGTGCTGACGGGCTGCCGCAAGGGGGCGGTGCGCTCGGCCCTCGTCGCGCACGGCCCGGCGGCCGCCGCGGAGCAGCTGAAAATCCTCGTCGACCGCTTCGGGCGCGACAACGTCTACGTCGAGCTCACCGACCACCGCCAGCCTTTGGACAGCACCCACAACGACCTCCTGACGCAGCTCGCCGGCGAACTGGGCCTGCCGACCGTGGCCACCACCGCCGCCCACTACGCGCGGCCCGAACGTGCTCCGCTCGCCGATGCTCTCGCCGCGATCCGGGCCCGGCGGGGGATCGACGAACTCGAGGGCTGGCTGCCCGCCGCCGGGACGGCCTTCCTCCGCAGCGGCGCCGAAATGGACGTCCTGTTCCGGCGGTACCCCGGCGCCGTCCGGCGCAGTGCCCTGCTCGGCATGGAATGCGCGTTCCCGCTGAAGCTGATCGCCCCCGAGCTGCCGCCCTTCGACGTCCCCGACGGCTACACCGAAACGACCTACCTCCGGGAACTGACGAAAACCGGCGCCGAAGGGCGGTTCAAGGGCAAGCCACACGAAGAACGGGCGAAGGAACAGATCAAGCACGAGCTCGCCATCATCGAAGAGCTCGGCTTCCCCGGCTACTTCCTCATCGTCTGGGACATCGTCCGGTTCTGCCGGGAGAACGACATCCTGTGCCAGGGACGGGGCTCGGCCGCGAATTCGGCGGTCTGCTACGCCCTCGGCATCACCAAGGTCGACTCCGTCGCCTACGAACTGCTCTTCGAGCGCTTCCTCGCCCCGGACCGGGACGGCTACCCCGACATCGACCTCGACATCGAGTCCGACCGCCGCGAGGAAGCCATCCAGTACGTCTTCCGGAAACACGGCCGGCTGCGGACCGCCCAGGTCGCGAACGTGATCACCTACCGCGCCCGGTCCGCCGTCCGCGACGCCGCCAGGGCACTGGGCTACTCGCCGGGCCAGCAGGACGCCTGGAGCAAGCAGATCGACCGCTGGGGCTCGTTGCAGAACACCGAAAAGGACCACGACCACGACATCCCGGACGAGGTCCTGCAGCTCGCCTTCGCCCTGGAGGACTTCCCGCGGCACCTGGGCATCCACTCCGGCGGCATGGTCATGTGCGCCGAGCCGGTGAGCCAGGTCGTCCCGGTCGAGTGGGCGCGGATGGCCGACCGCAGCGTGATCCAGTGGGAGAAGGAGGACTGCGCCGCCGCCGGGCTGGTCAAGTTCGACCTGCTCGGTCTCGGCATGCTGTCCGCGCTGCACTACATGATCGATCTCGTCGGCGAGTACAAGAACGAAAAGATCGACCTGGCCGAGCTCGACCTCGCCGACGAGAAGATCTACGACATGCTGTGCCGCGCCGACGCGATCGGCGTCTTCCAGGTGGAGAGCCGCGCGCAGCTGGCGACGCTGCCGCGGCTGCAGCCCCGCGAGTTCTACGACCTCGCCGTCGAAGTCGCCCTGATCCGGCCGGGCCCGATCCAGGGCGGCTCAGTGCACCCGTACATCCGCCGCAAGCAGGGCCGCGAGGAGTGGACCTACGACCACCCGCTGCTGGAGAAGGCGCTGCACAAGACCAAGGGCGTGCCGCTGTTCCAGGAGCAGATGATGCAGATCGCGCTGGACGTCGCGAACTTCACCGCGGCGGAGGCCGACCAGCTGCGGCACGCGATGGGGTCGAAGCGGTCGGACCGGAAGATGGACCTGCTGCGGCAGCGGTTCCTCGAGGGCGCCGCCGCGAACGGGGTCGCTGACGAGCTCGCGCAGAAGATCTTCCTGAAGCTCAAGGCGTTCGCGAACTTCGGCTTCCCGGAAAGCCACGCGCTGAGCTTCGCGCACCTGGTCTTTTCCAGCGCCTACTTCAAGTTCTACCACCCGGACGCGTTCCTGGCGGGCCTGCTGCGCGCGCAGCCGATGGGGTTCTACTCACCGCAGTCGCTGGTCGCCGACGCGCGGCGCCACGGCGTCACCGTGCACGGCCCGGACATCAACCGGAGCTTGCCGCACGCCACCCTGGAGGCGGGCACGGGAAAGTTCCACGACGTGCGCACCGGGCTGAGCACCGTGCGCAAGATCGGGGAAGAGCTCGCGAAGCGGATCGTGGCCGAGCGCGCGGAGAACGGCGAATACCGCGACATGGCCGATGTCGCCCGCCGCGTGCGGCTGACCACGCCGCAGATCGAGGCGCTGGCCACGGCCGGTGCGTTCGCCGGGTTCGGCGGGGATCGCCGTCAGGCGCTGTGGACCGCGGGCGCCGTCGCCGGCGAACGCCCGGAGCGGCTGCCCGGCCTGGTCGGCGCGCGGGCGCCGGTGCTGCCGGGGATGGACGGGCTCGACGTCGCGGCGGCGGACGTCTGGGCCACCGGGGTGTCGCCGGACAGCTACCCGACCGAGTTCATCCGCGACCGCCTCGACGAGCTCGGCGTCGTGCCGGCGAGCGGGCTGGCGGACCTCGACGACGGCGCGCGCGTGCTGATCGGCGGCGCGGTCACACACCGGCAGCGCCCCGCGACCGCGGGCGGCGTCACCTTCCTCAACATCGAGGACGAAACGGGGATGGTCAACGTGATCTGCACGCTCGGGCTCTGGCAGCGCTACCACCGCGTCGCGCGCAGCAGCCCGGCGCTGCTGATCCGCGGGGTGCTCGAGAAGGCCGACGGCGTGGTCAGCGTCCTCGCCCACCGCGTCGAACCGCTGCCGATGCGCATCAAGGCGAAGTCGCGGGACTTCCGGTGAGGGGGCGCCGGACGATCGTGACGATTTCCGGGCTGGTGTCCGACACCGGTGAACGGTCCCAGTAGCCGTACTGCTCGTCGACGACCAGCCCGGCTTCTTCGACGAACCCGTTCAGCGAGGGAACGTCGAGGAAGCGCAACGTGCTCTCGCTGTGGCGCGGCGCGTCCCAGTCCGGGCTTTCGTACGTCGTCCTGAAGCTGACGTACCCGTTTTCGAACGGCCCGGCGTCGTTCCACGAGCGGACCTCACCGGCTTCCCAGACGTTCTCGGGCGTCCAGCGCTCCCAGCCCCGGGCGGCCGGGTTGCGCGTGTCGAAGCCGAACCGGCCGCCGGGGCGCAGCGCGCGGAAAACGGCCGAGAACGCCGTGCGCAGCTCGTCGTCGGTCAGCAGGACCTGGAACGCGTGCCCGGTCATCACCGCGAAATCGAACTCGCCGTCCCAAGACGCGGTCGACAAATCGCCGTGCACCCACTCGATGTCGTCCCGGCGGCGCGCCTGGGCGAGCATGCCCTCGGCGGGGTCGAGCCCGGCGAGCCGTCCTTCGTGGCCGGACTCGCGTGCCCAGTGCAGCAGCGAACCGGTGCCGCACCCGACGTCGAGGACGGACTCGGCGGCCATGATCAGTGTAATGAGCCGAGCGGTCAGGAACCGACCTATTTCCGCCTTAGGTTCGAAGCGACGAACCGAGGAGGAAACATGGTCAACCCCGTTCCCGACGGCTACACGACGGTGACCCCGTGGATCATCGGCCGCGACACCGCCGGTCTGCTCGATTTCCTGAAGAGTGCCTTCGACGCCGAGGAACTCGGCCGGGTCGTCGGCGAGGACGGGAAGATCGGGCACGCGGAAGCGCGCATCGGCGACGCGGTCGTGATGGCGTTCGACTCTCCGGAC
Protein-coding sequences here:
- a CDS encoding class I SAM-dependent methyltransferase is translated as MEQTGGVAADDPRGHRRVAVGNGVDHVSSSVRRFEPKAEIGRFLTARLITLIMAAESVLDVGCGTGSLLHWARESGHEGRLAGLDPAEGMLAQARRRDDIEWVHGDLSTASWDGEFDFAVMTGHAFQVLLTDDELRTAFSAVFRALRPGGRFGFDTRNPAARGWERWTPENVWEAGEVRSWNDAGPFENGYVSFRTTYESPDWDAPRHSESTLRFLDVPSLNGFVEEAGLVVDEQYGYWDRSPVSDTSPEIVTIVRRPLTGSPATSP
- a CDS encoding GNAT family N-acetyltransferase, which gives rise to MELTDARPEDCPELLVLQRCCWVQEAVLNDTLDIPALHETLEDVRDWTKTWSVWVLRQDYRLIGAVRARLDGDRWELGRLMVAPDFAGRGLGRRLLAHAEAQAPVEARRFALFTGARSTRNIALYQRAGYRLTDAPAPDGHIAGAVYLEKDVTLREKPGPAA
- a CDS encoding DNA polymerase Y family protein, whose protein sequence is MLVLWCPDWPAVAAAAVGGVDAALPVGVFSANRVVACNAVARRSGVRRGMRRRDAQSNCPELAVFAADDGRDARLFEAVARAVEGLVVGVEVVRPGLVAVPVDGAAGYFGGEHALVERLLDEVAAAAGVECQVGVAEGLFAATLAARCGELVAAGRVAEFLAPLPVTELDQPGADRAELVDLLRRLGLKTLGAFAALPERDVANRFGAAGLLAHRLARGRSERPPLRRRPPPELALAEEFDPVVERVDVAAFLAKGLATRFCAALAGHGLACTRLGIYAVTEEGEHLGRAWRCAEPLTPAGVADRVRWQFEGWLRAAPGQRPTSGVVRLRLEPEEVVEGRSLQLDLWRNGGTDEDDERAARAFVRVQGLLGPEGVLTPVLDGGRDPAGRVRLVPWGDPRERTTPPAATWPGRLPSPSPATVLDRPVPAQVFDDGGRAVGITARDQVTAPPRRLTIAGGAGREVVGWAGPWPLTGDRRRPGPRRARLQLVLAGEGDEPPEAVLVHCAGTENPLWTVEGVYD
- a CDS encoding error-prone DNA polymerase, whose product is MGWNNPPVRWKDLARTLAGGGPPGDHGDSPAWGRHREGYQRPGDLPARRNDDGAETVRVPYAELHCHSNFSFLDGASHPEELVEEAARLELDAIALTDHDGMYGVVRFAEAARELGVDTVFGTELSFGLRSPQNGVPDPEGEHLLLLARGDQGYRALCRAITAGQIHHQAEKGRPSYDLGAVAEEVAGQCVVLTGCRKGAVRSALVAHGPAAAAEQLKILVDRFGRDNVYVELTDHRQPLDSTHNDLLTQLAGELGLPTVATTAAHYARPERAPLADALAAIRARRGIDELEGWLPAAGTAFLRSGAEMDVLFRRYPGAVRRSALLGMECAFPLKLIAPELPPFDVPDGYTETTYLRELTKTGAEGRFKGKPHEERAKEQIKHELAIIEELGFPGYFLIVWDIVRFCRENDILCQGRGSAANSAVCYALGITKVDSVAYELLFERFLAPDRDGYPDIDLDIESDRREEAIQYVFRKHGRLRTAQVANVITYRARSAVRDAARALGYSPGQQDAWSKQIDRWGSLQNTEKDHDHDIPDEVLQLAFALEDFPRHLGIHSGGMVMCAEPVSQVVPVEWARMADRSVIQWEKEDCAAAGLVKFDLLGLGMLSALHYMIDLVGEYKNEKIDLAELDLADEKIYDMLCRADAIGVFQVESRAQLATLPRLQPREFYDLAVEVALIRPGPIQGGSVHPYIRRKQGREEWTYDHPLLEKALHKTKGVPLFQEQMMQIALDVANFTAAEADQLRHAMGSKRSDRKMDLLRQRFLEGAAANGVADELAQKIFLKLKAFANFGFPESHALSFAHLVFSSAYFKFYHPDAFLAGLLRAQPMGFYSPQSLVADARRHGVTVHGPDINRSLPHATLEAGTGKFHDVRTGLSTVRKIGEELAKRIVAERAENGEYRDMADVARRVRLTTPQIEALATAGAFAGFGGDRRQALWTAGAVAGERPERLPGLVGARAPVLPGMDGLDVAAADVWATGVSPDSYPTEFIRDRLDELGVVPASGLADLDDGARVLIGGAVTHRQRPATAGGVTFLNIEDETGMVNVICTLGLWQRYHRVARSSPALLIRGVLEKADGVVSVLAHRVEPLPMRIKAKSRDFR
- a CDS encoding HD domain-containing protein, which encodes MNLRHALDAPGFAPLPPRARTLLETLAAPPRLGAHLRVVHDVAVALTGWVGPRVDVPAVLFGAATHDIGKILHPAELSGPGSAHEPAGYSLLLSHGVEESLARFARTHGSWDAPDVTFEDLLVSLADKVWKGKRVPELEQRVAERLGGALDGSLGGSPWETFLALDDELERIASGADARLDFQAAYPTSG